Proteins encoded together in one Halomicrobium urmianum window:
- a CDS encoding glycerate kinase type-2 family protein, protein MMPEIGSVADPDRRLALECVAAGVRAAKPATVIGERVSMDGPELVVDGHRYDLDDYDDVVVVGGGNAAATAASALEDVLGDRIDRGAVVTDNPTETDRIEVLPGDHPVPSERGVESTRQILELAASAGPGDLVVALVTGGGSALMPAPADGIDLGDLQTTTEALLASGAAIDEINAVRKHCSDLKGGRLAAAAAPATTVGLVFSDVVGNRLDVIASGPLTPDETTFADALGVLDRYDVDVPDAVDARLRRGSDGEYPETPDAGDPAFESVSQHVVADSHTAMDAAAEAAREAGYDPLVLSSRVRGEAREAAKALAGVAEECADTGTPVEPPAVLLSGGETTVTIRGDGVGGPNQEFVLSAALELSEPEIVVAAVDTDGVDGNAEAAGGIATSATAEPADEARAALDDNDAGTYLERRDSAVVTGPTGTNVNDLRVFVVPDR, encoded by the coding sequence ATGATGCCAGAGATCGGTTCGGTCGCGGATCCGGATCGTCGCCTCGCGCTGGAGTGCGTCGCCGCCGGGGTCCGCGCCGCGAAGCCAGCGACGGTGATCGGCGAGCGGGTGTCGATGGACGGCCCCGAACTCGTCGTCGACGGTCACCGGTACGACCTCGACGACTACGACGACGTGGTCGTGGTCGGCGGCGGCAACGCGGCGGCCACCGCGGCGAGCGCGCTCGAGGACGTGCTCGGGGACCGGATCGACCGCGGCGCCGTCGTCACCGACAACCCCACGGAGACCGATCGCATCGAGGTCTTGCCGGGAGATCACCCCGTCCCGAGCGAGCGCGGCGTCGAGAGTACGCGGCAGATCCTGGAACTGGCGGCGTCGGCCGGTCCCGGCGATCTCGTCGTCGCCCTCGTCACCGGCGGGGGCAGCGCGCTCATGCCCGCACCCGCCGACGGGATCGACCTCGGGGACCTCCAGACGACGACCGAGGCCCTGCTGGCGAGCGGCGCCGCCATCGACGAGATCAACGCCGTCCGCAAGCACTGCTCCGACCTCAAGGGCGGCCGGCTGGCGGCCGCCGCCGCGCCCGCGACGACCGTCGGCCTCGTGTTCAGTGACGTCGTCGGCAACCGCCTCGACGTCATCGCGAGCGGGCCGCTGACCCCCGACGAGACGACGTTCGCGGACGCACTGGGCGTCCTCGACCGGTACGACGTCGACGTACCCGACGCGGTCGACGCGCGACTCCGCCGGGGGAGCGACGGGGAGTACCCGGAGACGCCCGACGCCGGCGATCCCGCCTTCGAGAGCGTGTCCCAGCACGTCGTCGCCGACAGTCACACCGCGATGGACGCGGCCGCCGAGGCTGCGCGCGAGGCCGGCTACGACCCGCTCGTCCTGAGTTCGCGCGTCCGCGGCGAGGCAAGGGAGGCCGCGAAGGCCCTGGCCGGCGTCGCGGAGGAGTGCGCCGACACCGGGACCCCGGTTGAACCGCCGGCCGTCCTGCTCTCCGGCGGCGAGACCACGGTCACGATTCGCGGCGACGGCGTCGGCGGGCCCAATCAGGAGTTCGTCCTCAGCGCGGCGCTCGAGCTGTCCGAACCGGAGATCGTCGTCGCCGCCGTCGACACCGACGGCGTCGACGGTAACGCGGAGGCCGCAGGCGGGATAGCGACGAGTGCGACGGCCGAACCGGCCGACGAGGCCCGGGCCGCTCTGGACGACAACGACGCCGGGACGTACCTCGAACGGCGGGACAGCGCCGTCGTCACCGGCCCGACCGGGACGAACGTCAACGACCTCCGGGTGTTCGTCGTGCCCGATCGCTGA
- a CDS encoding DUF362 domain-containing protein translates to MDPDPSDTPASQLAVPEETILEACGETPLPELGVVEQVWDTDPIPTDDVERHAARAVESLDFDDVPEGGEVALGVGSRGIANLPAVVSGVVDAVDAAGYEPFVFPAMGSHGGATAEGQREMLNELGVDESTVGCEIRSSMDVVEVGRTPERDVPVVADANAAAADAIVPINRVKPHTDFDGTVESGLSKMLVIGMGKQRGAKIAHDWAVDWSLRNMIPEITGQLLDELPVVGGVAILEDQRDDTTLIEGVPPSGFLDREAELLETAYEIMPTLPFDDLDLVVFDRQGKEISGQGMDTNVIGRRPFAIQEPEPDLPDIKRIYTRGLTEATHGNAMGMGSADVVHADVAAELDASTSLINALTASTIRGVRLPPVVETDRAGMVAALSTIGIVDPETVRVLRAPDTMHLQRLYASPALVEEARGRDDLRVIEEPSPIEFDAGQFAAPSLLEYSRN, encoded by the coding sequence ATGGACCCCGATCCGAGCGATACACCGGCCAGTCAGCTGGCCGTCCCCGAAGAGACCATCCTCGAGGCGTGCGGCGAGACGCCGCTCCCGGAGCTGGGCGTCGTCGAACAGGTGTGGGACACCGACCCGATACCGACTGACGACGTCGAACGACACGCGGCGCGGGCCGTCGAATCGCTCGACTTCGATGACGTACCCGAGGGCGGCGAGGTCGCTCTCGGCGTGGGAAGCCGCGGCATCGCCAACTTGCCGGCCGTCGTCAGCGGCGTCGTCGACGCCGTCGACGCGGCCGGCTACGAGCCGTTCGTCTTCCCGGCGATGGGGAGCCACGGCGGCGCGACCGCCGAGGGACAGCGCGAGATGCTGAACGAACTCGGCGTCGACGAGTCGACGGTCGGCTGCGAGATCCGGTCGAGCATGGACGTCGTCGAGGTCGGCCGGACGCCCGAACGAGACGTCCCGGTCGTCGCCGACGCGAACGCAGCGGCGGCGGACGCCATCGTCCCGATCAACCGCGTCAAGCCCCACACCGACTTCGACGGGACGGTCGAGAGCGGGCTCTCGAAGATGCTCGTCATCGGCATGGGCAAGCAGCGCGGCGCCAAGATCGCCCACGACTGGGCGGTCGACTGGTCGCTGCGGAACATGATCCCGGAGATCACCGGACAACTGCTCGACGAACTGCCCGTCGTCGGCGGCGTCGCCATCCTCGAGGACCAGCGCGACGACACGACGCTGATCGAGGGCGTCCCACCGAGCGGGTTCCTCGATCGCGAGGCCGAGTTGCTGGAGACGGCCTACGAGATCATGCCGACGCTCCCGTTCGACGACCTCGACCTCGTCGTGTTCGACCGCCAGGGCAAGGAGATCAGCGGCCAGGGGATGGACACGAACGTCATCGGCCGGCGGCCGTTCGCGATCCAGGAACCGGAGCCCGATCTGCCCGACATCAAGCGCATCTACACGCGCGGGCTCACCGAGGCCACCCACGGTAACGCGATGGGGATGGGCTCGGCCGACGTCGTCCACGCGGACGTGGCCGCCGAACTGGACGCGTCGACGTCGCTCATCAACGCGCTCACCGCGAGCACGATCCGCGGCGTTCGGCTCCCGCCCGTCGTCGAGACGGACCGAGCGGGGATGGTCGCCGCCCTCTCGACGATCGGCATCGTCGATCCGGAGACGGTGCGCGTCCTCCGCGCCCCGGACACGATGCACCTCCAGCGCCTGTACGCGTCGCCGGCGCTAGTCGAGGAGGCCCGCGGCCGCGACGACCTCCGCGTCATCGAGGAGCCCTCGCCGATCGAGTTCGACGCCGGTCAGTTCGCGGCCCCCTCGCTCCTGGAATATAGTAGAAATTGA
- a CDS encoding zinc ribbon domain-containing protein produces the protein MSSTPLPTTVGQRHSVGVTPVGVDVGVKNLIAAAPADGDVESAFTIEGSHIRTRHEALVEAMRALQGAKFDSTEGQIQLFAALWHQIRPQVYDAAVRVVRYAQEFAGPMLVLEDLSFCGASLWERRTADDVGTWLLPALQHAIAVKARDAGIPVRHVDPKYTTQQCHVCGELGSVSQDAVECTTEDCPVGTVSRDESAALSIAQRANLAEPTELTYYADD, from the coding sequence ATGAGCAGCACCCCACTCCCGACGACGGTCGGCCAGCGCCACTCGGTCGGCGTCACGCCGGTCGGCGTGGACGTCGGCGTGAAGAACCTCATCGCGGCGGCCCCGGCGGACGGCGACGTGGAGTCGGCGTTCACCATCGAGGGTAGCCACATCCGGACGCGCCACGAGGCGCTCGTGGAAGCGATGCGGGCGCTCCAGGGTGCGAAGTTCGACAGCACCGAGGGACAGATCCAACTGTTCGCGGCGCTCTGGCACCAGATCCGCCCGCAGGTCTACGACGCGGCTGTCCGCGTTGTTCGGTACGCTCAGGAGTTCGCCGGGCCGATGCTGGTGCTCGAAGACCTGTCGTTCTGTGGGGCGTCGTTGTGGGAGCGGCGGACAGCCGACGACGTCGGGACGTGGTTGCTCCCGGCACTCCAGCACGCCATCGCGGTGAAGGCCCGCGACGCGGGTATCCCGGTGAGGCACGTCGATCCGAAGTACACGACGCAGCAGTGCCACGTCTGCGGCGAACTCGGTTCCGTCAGCCAGGACGCCGTGGAGTGCACTACCGAGGACTGTCCCGTCGGCACGGTCTCCCGGGACGAGAGCGCCGCCCTCAGTATCGCACAGCGCGCGAATCTCGCTGAACCAACTGAACTGACCTACTATGCAGATGATTGA
- a CDS encoding DUF2243 domain-containing protein: MSDRAADGRDRPTSAVTRRALLAAGVFGFGFSGLIDVLVLHQVLQWHHLVSGIYPMDTLSGLRTNVFADGVFSIGMVLVMGTGAGLLWRAERRTAAPLAVRPLAGAAIVGLGAFDVFDAVVDHALLGLHQPVGQGGQAFSLGGPYNLHWILVSLLFVAAGYYVYSTGLRERDRDVEDRA, encoded by the coding sequence ATGAGCGACCGAGCAGCCGACGGACGCGACCGACCCACCTCAGCGGTGACCCGGCGGGCGCTCCTGGCGGCGGGCGTATTCGGGTTCGGCTTCAGTGGCCTGATCGACGTGCTCGTCCTCCACCAGGTGCTCCAGTGGCACCACCTCGTGTCGGGGATCTACCCGATGGACACGCTGAGCGGCCTGCGAACGAACGTCTTCGCAGACGGAGTGTTCTCGATCGGGATGGTCCTCGTCATGGGGACGGGAGCGGGGCTCCTCTGGCGTGCCGAGCGGCGAACCGCCGCCCCGCTGGCCGTGCGACCGCTGGCCGGGGCCGCGATCGTCGGCCTCGGTGCGTTCGACGTGTTCGACGCCGTCGTCGACCACGCCCTGCTGGGCCTCCACCAGCCCGTGGGACAGGGCGGCCAGGCGTTCTCGCTCGGCGGGCCGTACAACCTGCACTGGATCCTCGTGAGCCTCCTGTTCGTCGCCGCCGGCTACTACGTCTACAGCACCGGCCTGCGAGAGCGGGATCGCGACGTGGAGGACCGCGCCTGA
- a CDS encoding DUF2243 domain-containing protein, which yields MNATAMTRRALPATGVFGFGFSGLIDVLVFHHRLQWHRLHSEVGPMDTVTGLRTNVLADGFFSIGMVAVMTTGAGLRWQSERRTPVPLAVRPLAGAAAVGLGAFDVFDAGVDSALQGRHQPVGQGRQPLSFGGSYNLHVDAVASCSSNSARTPCLRGKRSPDSSVPSNTFPAEAFRDLLVGRSHTRHRRLVSGFVPLGTTVVVKRYTTAS from the coding sequence ATGAACGCGACCGCGATGACCCGGCGGGCGCTCCCCGCGACAGGCGTGTTCGGGTTCGGCTTCAGTGGTCTCATCGACGTGCTCGTTTTCCACCACAGGCTCCAGTGGCACCGCCTTCACTCCGAGGTCGGCCCGATGGACACGGTGACAGGGCTGCGGACTAACGTCCTCGCGGACGGGTTCTTCTCGATTGGGATGGTCGCCGTGATGACCACGGGAGCGGGGCTCCGCTGGCAGTCGGAGCGACGGACCCCCGTCCCGCTGGCCGTGCGACCGCTGGCCGGAGCGGCGGCCGTCGGCCTCGGCGCCTTCGACGTGTTCGACGCCGGCGTCGACAGCGCCCTGCAGGGCCGCCACCAGCCCGTGGGACAGGGTAGGCAGCCCCTCTCGTTCGGCGGGTCGTACAACCTGCACGTCGATGCCGTCGCTTCCTGCAGTTCCAACAGCGCGAGGACACCCTGCCTGAGAGGGAAGCGGTCGCCTGACTCGAGCGTCCCCTCGAACACGTTCCCGGCGGAGGCGTTCCGCGATCTCCTCGTCGGCCGGTCGCACACGCGACACCGTCGGCTGGTGTCCGGTTTCGTACCACTCGGTACAACAGTAGTTGTAAAAAGATATACGACCGCCAGTTAA
- a CDS encoding MmgE/PrpD family protein — MTTTKELAEFVQNVSVDEFTEETTEELKKRIVDSIGIGAGALGAEPVEAVYRTVQRANPGDDCTLWGRGETASPVGAAMHNTALTRYLDFMDSFLAPGETPHPSDNIGAVIAAGEYVGASGEELLEGVGAAYEVQGELAWNAPVRDRGWDHVTHTVVSATCGVATVLDLDVETTRHAIGIAGTAHNALRVTRTGGINEWKGIASANAARNAVYAALLAEDGMEGPTNLFEGQKGWKQVISGEFEVDLDPGCTRVHDVMTKRYVAETYAQSAVEGVIELAEREDLDGDEVELIDLETFAGAKLIIGGGEGDRHAVETKAQADHSLPYMLAAALLDREMGTAQYDPDRITRDDVQYLLRHVTVEENDEFTERFEAGEMPARVTVELEDGTIHTVEKDAFAGHPASSMDWGQIEAKFHDVAGQQFDEQLRNEIVEVGRHLDRHDGTDLVALLV, encoded by the coding sequence ATGACAACGACGAAGGAGCTCGCGGAGTTCGTCCAGAACGTCTCCGTCGACGAGTTTACCGAGGAGACCACGGAAGAGCTGAAGAAGCGCATCGTCGACTCGATCGGCATCGGTGCCGGGGCGCTCGGCGCCGAACCGGTGGAGGCGGTCTACCGGACGGTCCAGCGGGCGAATCCGGGCGACGACTGCACGCTGTGGGGTCGCGGAGAGACGGCGTCGCCGGTCGGCGCCGCGATGCACAACACCGCCCTGACGCGCTACCTCGACTTCATGGACTCGTTCCTCGCGCCCGGCGAGACGCCCCACCCCAGCGACAACATCGGCGCCGTGATCGCCGCGGGCGAGTACGTCGGCGCCTCCGGCGAAGAGCTGCTGGAGGGCGTGGGAGCCGCCTACGAGGTCCAGGGGGAACTCGCCTGGAACGCGCCCGTCCGTGACAGGGGCTGGGACCACGTGACGCACACGGTCGTCTCGGCGACGTGCGGCGTCGCCACGGTGCTCGACCTCGACGTCGAGACGACGCGGCACGCCATCGGCATCGCCGGGACGGCGCACAACGCCCTCCGGGTGACCCGCACGGGCGGCATCAACGAGTGGAAGGGCATCGCGTCGGCCAACGCCGCGCGAAACGCCGTCTACGCGGCGCTGCTGGCCGAGGACGGGATGGAGGGCCCGACAAACCTCTTCGAGGGACAGAAGGGGTGGAAACAGGTGATCAGCGGCGAGTTCGAGGTCGACCTCGATCCCGGCTGCACGCGGGTCCACGACGTCATGACCAAGCGCTACGTCGCGGAGACGTACGCCCAGTCCGCCGTCGAGGGCGTCATCGAACTCGCGGAGCGGGAGGACCTCGACGGGGACGAGGTCGAGCTCATCGACCTCGAGACGTTCGCCGGCGCGAAGCTGATCATCGGCGGCGGCGAGGGGGACCGCCACGCGGTCGAGACGAAGGCCCAGGCGGACCACTCGCTGCCGTACATGCTGGCGGCCGCGCTCCTCGACCGGGAGATGGGCACCGCCCAGTACGACCCGGACCGCATCACCCGCGACGACGTGCAGTACCTCCTCCGGCACGTCACCGTCGAGGAGAACGACGAGTTCACCGAGCGGTTCGAGGCCGGGGAGATGCCCGCCCGCGTGACCGTCGAACTCGAGGACGGGACGATCCACACCGTCGAGAAGGACGCCTTCGCGGGCCACCCCGCGAGTTCGATGGACTGGGGGCAAATCGAGGCGAAGTTCCACGACGTCGCCGGCCAGCAGTTCGACGAGCAGCTCCGGAACGAGATCGTCGAGGTGGGGCGGCACCTCGACCGGCACGACGGCACCGACCTCGTCGCGCTGCTAGTGTAG
- a CDS encoding phosphosulfolactate synthase: MVDRTFEFLHHNEREEKPREKGITEIRGPYYDPMGPRELRDLMETMGQYVDIYKFSGGSFALMPEEAVTELIDVCHEYDVKVSTGGYVENVLIRDNDRVERYFEEAERLGFDIVELSSGFLAIGTDDMVRMTEIVAEDYEIDPKPEINVQFGAGGATDPDVLEEQGQQDPEQAIEEGKRHLEAGADLLMVEAEGITEEVNEWRTDVAYQIANGLGIENLVFEAPGPEMFEWYVKNFGPEINLFVDNSQIVELECMRSGLWGKATTWGRTVTWKGDRE; this comes from the coding sequence ATGGTCGACCGCACCTTCGAGTTCCTGCACCACAACGAGCGGGAGGAAAAGCCCAGAGAAAAGGGGATCACGGAGATCCGGGGCCCGTACTACGATCCGATGGGGCCGCGCGAGCTACGGGATCTCATGGAGACGATGGGGCAGTACGTGGACATCTACAAGTTCAGCGGCGGCTCGTTCGCGCTGATGCCCGAGGAGGCGGTGACGGAGCTGATCGACGTCTGCCACGAGTACGACGTCAAGGTGTCCACCGGTGGGTACGTCGAGAACGTCCTGATCCGGGACAACGACAGAGTTGAGCGGTACTTCGAGGAGGCCGAGCGGCTCGGGTTCGACATCGTCGAGCTCTCCAGCGGGTTCCTGGCTATCGGGACGGACGACATGGTGCGGATGACGGAGATCGTCGCCGAGGACTACGAGATCGATCCGAAGCCGGAGATCAACGTCCAGTTCGGCGCGGGCGGTGCGACGGACCCGGACGTCCTCGAGGAGCAGGGCCAGCAGGATCCCGAGCAGGCCATCGAGGAGGGGAAGCGCCACCTCGAAGCGGGCGCGGACCTCCTGATGGTCGAGGCCGAGGGTATCACCGAGGAGGTCAACGAGTGGCGGACCGACGTGGCCTACCAGATCGCGAACGGGCTCGGCATCGAGAACCTCGTCTTCGAGGCGCCCGGCCCCGAGATGTTCGAGTGGTACGTCAAGAACTTCGGGCCCGAGATCAACCTGTTCGTCGACAACTCCCAGATCGTCGAACTGGAGTGCATGCGCTCCGGGCTCTGGGGGAAGGCGACCACCTGGGGCCGGACGGTCACCTGGAAGGGCGACCGGGAGTAG
- a CDS encoding glycoside hydrolase family 88 protein — MSAVDPASTAARVASHLRSLDVDGQSWVTGVSINGLLAEGSEESVEAARSLVDTAVATQDDDGQLGYGPSYPIEVFSHGREYEASWELTAKKAMNTNNTTAIGHGVLDFYERTGDERYLDAATGEYESLLSFDRTATGGIPHHDPDAAGIKSLWIDSVYMMCPFFARYADAADEPAAFDEAVEQLLVHATHLRDDRTGLFRHIWVEEPDHYPQGTFWARGNGWAAAAAADVLERLPADHPRRDELVDLFRDHCETLLDYQDGSGFWHNLVDDAATPLESSGTLMFAYAFDRGVDRDILDESRFADPASRAVEAVARTVDEGGAVRRIARPPGGPEAPLTTTPYGQGWYLMAVAARD, encoded by the coding sequence ATGTCAGCAGTCGACCCCGCGTCCACGGCGGCCCGCGTCGCATCGCACCTCCGCTCGCTCGACGTCGACGGCCAGTCCTGGGTCACCGGCGTCTCGATCAACGGACTCCTCGCCGAGGGGAGCGAGGAGTCCGTCGAGGCCGCCCGGTCGCTCGTCGACACGGCCGTCGCCACGCAGGACGACGATGGCCAGCTCGGATACGGCCCGAGCTACCCCATCGAGGTGTTCAGTCACGGCCGCGAGTACGAGGCCAGCTGGGAGCTGACGGCCAAGAAGGCCATGAACACCAACAACACGACCGCCATCGGCCACGGGGTCCTCGACTTCTACGAGCGGACGGGCGACGAGCGCTACCTCGACGCGGCGACCGGGGAGTACGAGTCGCTGCTGTCCTTCGATCGGACGGCGACCGGCGGGATTCCCCACCACGACCCGGACGCGGCCGGCATCAAGTCGCTGTGGATCGACTCGGTGTACATGATGTGCCCCTTCTTCGCTCGCTACGCGGACGCCGCCGACGAGCCGGCGGCCTTCGACGAGGCGGTCGAGCAACTGCTCGTCCACGCGACTCACCTGCGCGACGACCGGACCGGGCTCTTCCGGCACATCTGGGTCGAGGAGCCCGACCACTACCCGCAGGGCACCTTCTGGGCGCGCGGGAACGGCTGGGCCGCCGCTGCGGCCGCCGACGTGCTGGAGCGCCTGCCCGCGGATCACCCGCGCCGCGACGAGCTGGTCGACCTGTTCCGGGACCACTGCGAGACGCTGCTCGACTACCAGGACGGCAGCGGGTTCTGGCACAACCTCGTCGACGACGCGGCCACCCCGCTGGAGTCGTCCGGGACGCTGATGTTCGCTTACGCGTTCGACCGGGGCGTCGACCGGGATATCCTCGACGAGTCGCGCTTCGCCGACCCGGCCTCGCGAGCCGTCGAGGCCGTCGCCCGGACTGTCGACGAGGGCGGCGCCGTCCGTCGGATCGCGAGACCGCCCGGCGGTCCGGAGGCGCCGCTGACGACGACGCCGTACGGTCAGGGCTGGTACCTCATGGCCGTCGCAGCGCGGGACTGA
- the treF gene encoding alpha,alpha-trehalase TreF, with protein sequence MGPRECTGTSMDIDDPDAYPQLRGELFERVQCAHLFEDSKRFVDSVPTEDAEVIRRRFRERRDETDFDLRAFVDEHFEIVGDVNPDPADESGGRLSEDATPFGDRPESMEAHIDRLWPHLTRTLAEPDERDSLLSLPEPYVVPGGRFREMYYWDSYFTAEGLAACDRLERVADLVENMASLIDRFGFVPNGNRVYFASRSQLPLFAATVGILVRERGLDAARPYLDRIEREYAFWMDGAEDLSADEPGHRRAILPDEDDDRILNRYWDDNPSPREESWREDRAVARQAPSRDERRLYRDVRAACESGWDFSSRWLADPHRFETIRTTELVPIDLNAALFDVERKLARWLAATGEDDRAERFREAARRRRTAIDEYCWDPDAAFYFDYRWTDGERTDVRSLAAVAPLFFGCCSDAQAAAVADALAEQFLADGGLVTTLRETGEQWDSPNGWAPLHWFAVRGLRRYGHDDLADEIADRWLSLNRAVFDRSGKLVEKYNVVDTDLVGGGGEYPLQDGFGWTNAVAAALQRSDDRRGFAESPVGNA encoded by the coding sequence ATGGGTCCGAGAGAGTGTACCGGAACGTCGATGGATATTGACGATCCGGACGCCTATCCGCAGTTACGGGGCGAACTGTTCGAGCGGGTCCAGTGCGCCCACCTCTTCGAGGACTCGAAGCGCTTCGTCGACAGCGTCCCGACCGAGGACGCCGAGGTCATCCGCCGCCGGTTCCGCGAGCGTCGGGATGAGACCGACTTCGACCTCCGCGCGTTCGTCGACGAGCACTTCGAGATCGTCGGCGACGTGAACCCCGATCCGGCCGACGAGTCCGGCGGACGACTGTCCGAGGACGCGACGCCGTTCGGCGACCGCCCCGAGTCGATGGAGGCGCACATCGACCGGCTCTGGCCGCACCTCACGCGGACGCTCGCCGAGCCCGACGAGCGCGATTCGCTCCTCTCGCTGCCCGAGCCCTACGTCGTCCCCGGCGGCCGCTTCCGGGAGATGTACTACTGGGACAGCTACTTCACGGCCGAGGGGCTAGCCGCCTGCGATCGGCTCGAGCGCGTCGCGGACCTCGTCGAGAACATGGCCAGCCTGATCGATCGGTTCGGGTTCGTCCCCAACGGGAACCGCGTCTACTTCGCCAGCCGATCGCAGCTACCGCTGTTCGCCGCCACGGTCGGGATCCTCGTCCGCGAGCGCGGCCTCGACGCCGCCCGCCCGTACCTCGACCGGATCGAGCGCGAGTACGCGTTCTGGATGGACGGCGCCGAGGACCTCTCCGCCGACGAACCGGGCCACCGCCGGGCGATCCTGCCCGACGAGGACGACGACCGGATACTGAACCGCTACTGGGACGACAACCCGTCGCCCCGCGAGGAGTCGTGGCGCGAGGACCGCGCCGTCGCCCGGCAAGCGCCGTCCCGCGACGAGCGGCGACTGTACCGCGACGTCCGCGCCGCCTGCGAGTCTGGCTGGGACTTCAGCAGTCGGTGGCTGGCCGATCCCCATCGGTTCGAGACGATCCGGACGACCGAGCTCGTTCCGATCGACCTGAACGCCGCCCTGTTCGACGTCGAGCGGAAGCTGGCCCGATGGCTCGCGGCGACCGGCGAGGACGACCGGGCCGAGCGGTTCCGCGAGGCGGCCAGGCGCCGGCGGACCGCGATCGACGAGTACTGCTGGGACCCCGACGCGGCGTTCTACTTCGACTACCGCTGGACCGACGGCGAGCGCACCGACGTCCGTTCGCTGGCGGCGGTCGCGCCGCTGTTCTTCGGGTGCTGTTCGGACGCGCAGGCCGCCGCGGTCGCCGACGCGCTCGCCGAGCAGTTCCTCGCCGACGGCGGGCTGGTGACGACGCTCCGCGAGACCGGCGAGCAGTGGGACAGTCCGAACGGCTGGGCGCCGCTACACTGGTTCGCCGTCCGCGGGCTACGCCGGTACGGCCACGACGACCTGGCCGACGAAATCGCCGACCGCTGGCTGTCGCTGAACCGCGCGGTCTTCGACCGCTCCGGCAAGCTCGTCGAGAAGTACAACGTCGTCGACACCGACCTGGTGGGCGGCGGCGGCGAGTATCCGCTGCAGGACGGGTTCGGGTGGACCAACGCCGTCGCCGCGGCGCTGCAGCGCTCGGACGATCGGCGCGGATTCGCCGAGTCGCCCGTCGGTAACGCGTAG
- a CDS encoding tyrosine-type recombinase/integrase, producing the protein MSDRLLSTSFEDTFDRYLQDKGKGRGGEGGNYRRNAARELERFAEWATGDRGGDNWTGIAPADADRDPTFADLDERVFREYARHLAGDRGLKQNTVQTYYRYVSAWCGWCVNEGYLESHYAQRASATAPLPEDDGRKPGDQQAWTPEQRHAITRHVDEQAREAIEEFTTLPADVDPIERQRARYAALKAARDRALVFVLAYTAVRVGELLRDPDDPRRRGLRWEEVDLDDGSMTVYRKKQQWDAASLPDPVIQPLRSYRKLADPPTDRWPVFPTFDQRTLADLVREELADRGLRPDAIDERRDEYARDLLLALEEDVRLPSITTDGARSILQRLSATADVSVDHPRHDYLAPHGGRRGMGEVLVRAFGYTVAARYLDNSEEMVRERYSHIEAGELGDVATEALGEVDGDV; encoded by the coding sequence ATGTCTGATCGGCTGCTCTCTACCTCCTTTGAGGACACGTTCGACCGCTACCTCCAGGACAAGGGGAAGGGCCGCGGCGGCGAGGGCGGCAACTACCGGCGGAACGCGGCCCGCGAACTCGAGCGGTTCGCCGAGTGGGCTACGGGCGACCGCGGCGGCGACAACTGGACCGGGATCGCCCCCGCCGACGCCGACCGCGACCCGACGTTCGCGGACCTCGACGAGCGCGTGTTCCGCGAGTACGCCCGCCACCTCGCCGGCGACCGCGGGTTGAAGCAGAACACCGTCCAGACCTACTACCGCTACGTCTCGGCGTGGTGCGGGTGGTGCGTCAACGAGGGCTACCTGGAGTCCCACTACGCCCAGCGGGCGAGCGCGACGGCGCCGCTCCCGGAGGACGACGGCCGCAAGCCCGGCGACCAGCAGGCCTGGACGCCCGAGCAGCGCCACGCGATCACGCGTCACGTCGACGAGCAGGCCCGAGAGGCCATCGAGGAGTTCACGACGCTCCCGGCCGACGTCGATCCGATCGAGCGCCAGCGAGCGCGGTACGCGGCCCTGAAGGCGGCGCGGGACCGGGCGCTCGTGTTCGTGCTCGCGTACACCGCCGTCCGCGTGGGCGAACTGCTGCGGGATCCCGACGACCCGCGCCGGCGTGGCCTCCGGTGGGAGGAGGTCGACCTCGACGACGGGAGCATGACGGTCTATCGGAAGAAACAGCAGTGGGACGCCGCGAGCCTCCCCGACCCGGTGATCCAGCCGCTGCGGAGCTACCGCAAGCTCGCGGACCCGCCGACGGATCGGTGGCCGGTGTTCCCGACCTTCGACCAGCGGACGCTGGCCGACCTCGTCCGGGAGGAACTGGCCGACCGCGGTCTCCGTCCGGACGCGATCGACGAGCGCCGCGACGAGTACGCACGCGACCTGCTGCTCGCCCTCGAGGAGGACGTTCGCCTGCCGTCGATCACGACGGACGGGGCCCGATCGATTCTGCAGCGGCTCTCGGCGACGGCCGACGTCTCCGTCGACCACCCGAGACACGACTACCTCGCGCCCCACGGCGGGCGGCGCGGGATGGGTGAGGTCCTCGTGCGCGCCTTCGGATACACGGTCGCGGCCCGCTACCTCGACAACTCCGAGGAGATGGTCCGCGAGCGCTACTCCCACATCGAGGCCGGCGAACTCGGCGACGTCGCCACCGAGGCGCTCGGCGAGGTCGACGGGGACGTCTGA